In a genomic window of Cystobacter fuscus DSM 2262:
- a CDS encoding SGNH/GDSL hydrolase family protein → MSQGALADGWPADRPELSWVQGTSGSVYSIFMRYQELVPSFTQQPESVSGAEMVGGSNNFAVQASRVCAQEEKPQHVPVLLGSNDVCNRSRSSSSDATANMYSLDTWVNALRAGLDQLAACLPPGATVHVLSVPRVDFLYAAGKAKSLHCPYIIWPAVGICRIVTAETSGARRAQIGARINEYNAAIRAEVELYEANADGRNPRGVHFVADWQGSIEEGFQNTSVGTYVFRASDINDTDCFHASVSAQRKLACAVWATTPNGAGAVGECFE, encoded by the coding sequence ATGTCCCAAGGCGCACTCGCGGATGGGTGGCCCGCGGATCGCCCGGAGCTGAGCTGGGTGCAGGGCACCTCCGGCAGCGTCTATTCCATCTTCATGCGGTATCAGGAGCTCGTCCCCTCCTTCACCCAGCAGCCCGAGTCCGTCTCGGGCGCGGAGATGGTGGGCGGGAGCAACAACTTCGCGGTCCAGGCGTCGCGGGTCTGCGCGCAGGAGGAGAAGCCCCAGCATGTCCCCGTGCTCCTGGGCTCCAACGACGTGTGCAACCGGTCGAGATCCTCCAGTTCGGATGCCACCGCGAACATGTACTCGCTCGACACCTGGGTGAACGCACTGCGCGCGGGGCTGGATCAGCTGGCGGCATGCCTCCCGCCGGGCGCGACGGTGCACGTGCTGAGCGTGCCTCGGGTGGATTTCCTCTATGCCGCCGGAAAGGCCAAGAGCCTGCATTGCCCCTACATCATCTGGCCCGCCGTGGGCATCTGCCGCATCGTCACCGCGGAGACGAGCGGCGCCCGGCGAGCGCAGATCGGTGCCCGCATCAATGAGTACAACGCGGCGATCCGCGCCGAGGTCGAGCTCTACGAGGCCAACGCCGACGGCCGCAACCCGCGAGGCGTGCACTTCGTGGCGGACTGGCAGGGCTCCATCGAGGAGGGCTTCCAGAACACCTCGGTGGGCACATACGTCTTCCGCGCGTCGGACATCAACGACACCGACTGCTTCCACGCCAGCGTGTCGGCGCAGCGAAAGCTGGCGTGCGCGGTCTGGGCCACCACCCCGAATGGCGCGGGCGCCGTCGGGGAGTGCTTCGAGTAA
- a CDS encoding alkaline phosphatase PhoX, translating to MSSVNRRHFLRWSMFGGGALALGPAFWRRAYASPAEPGPSPYGPLSDTPDGNGLLLPAGFSSRLIARTGDPVPGTSYPWHLNPDGGACFATPEGGWVYTSNSEFIPGGASAIRFNGNGDIVDAYRILSNTLANCSGGPTPWGTWLSCEEFEGGRVFECDPLQPSQGVSRPALGTFTHEAVAVDPDGHRLYLTEDRTNGRFYRFTPSSWPSLSGGILEAARFRSNPLTGGPVSWVRVSALLPAALQPTAFLTTAFNGGEGCWYDSGTVYFTTKGDNRVWAYTVANSRLEVLYDDDLYPDSPLSGVDNVVVSRSGDLYVVEDGGDLQLGLITPERVVSLFLQVLGQGGSELTGPAFSPDGQRLYFSSQRGNNGLGLTYEVTGPFR from the coding sequence ATGAGCTCCGTGAACCGGCGACACTTCCTCCGGTGGTCCATGTTCGGGGGTGGAGCGCTCGCGCTGGGCCCGGCCTTCTGGCGGCGCGCCTATGCCTCCCCAGCCGAGCCCGGTCCCAGCCCCTACGGGCCCCTGTCCGACACACCCGACGGCAACGGCCTCCTGCTGCCCGCGGGCTTCAGCTCGCGGCTCATCGCGCGGACGGGCGATCCCGTCCCGGGGACGAGCTACCCCTGGCACTTGAACCCGGACGGCGGCGCCTGCTTCGCCACGCCCGAGGGAGGCTGGGTGTACACCTCCAACAGCGAGTTCATCCCCGGCGGGGCCTCGGCGATTCGCTTCAACGGGAACGGAGACATCGTCGACGCCTACCGCATCCTCTCCAACACCCTGGCGAACTGCTCGGGCGGCCCCACGCCCTGGGGCACCTGGCTGTCCTGCGAGGAGTTCGAAGGAGGCCGCGTCTTCGAGTGCGATCCGCTGCAACCCTCGCAGGGCGTGAGCCGTCCAGCCCTGGGCACGTTCACCCACGAGGCGGTCGCGGTCGATCCGGATGGCCATCGCCTCTACCTGACGGAGGACCGGACCAACGGGCGCTTCTACCGCTTCACGCCCTCCTCCTGGCCCTCGCTGTCGGGAGGCATCCTGGAGGCGGCCCGCTTCCGCTCGAATCCCCTCACGGGCGGCCCGGTGAGCTGGGTGCGGGTCTCCGCGCTGCTGCCCGCCGCCCTGCAGCCCACCGCGTTCCTGACCACGGCGTTCAACGGAGGCGAGGGGTGCTGGTACGACTCGGGCACCGTCTACTTCACCACCAAGGGTGACAACCGCGTCTGGGCCTACACCGTGGCCAACTCGCGCCTGGAGGTCCTCTACGACGATGACCTCTACCCGGACTCGCCGCTGAGCGGCGTGGACAACGTGGTGGTCTCCCGGTCGGGCGATCTCTACGTGGTCGAGGACGGAGGGGATCTCCAGCTGGGCCTCATCACCCCGGAGCGCGTGGTGTCGCTCTTCCTTCAGGTGCTGGGCCAAGGGGGCTCGGAGCTCACGGGCCCCGCCTTCAGCCCGGATGGCCAGCGGCTCTACTTCAGCTCGCAGCGGGGGAACAACGGATTGGGCCTCACCTATGAAGTGACGGGTCCCTTCCGCTGA